In Acidobacteriota bacterium, one genomic interval encodes:
- a CDS encoding PQQ-binding-like beta-propeller repeat protein — MSKIIQVLGPLAVGLAVAVTAAGQTGAAGGEWRTYGGDLGHTRYAPLDRIDAGNFGDLEVAWRFKTDNLGPVPEYRFQSTPLVVDGVMYTTAGSRKAVTALDAATGEMRWMYSLDEGARGTAAPRQLSGRGLGYWEADGEPPRVVYVTPGYRLIALDAATGRPVPEFGTDGMVDLKQEVDQPIDPVTGEIGLHATPMVAGDVIIVGAAHRTGGNPRSRANVKGYVRGYDARTGERLWIFHTIPRPGQFGRETWLGDSAVYTGNTGVWGQISVDVELGMVYLPVEAATGDYYGGYRPGDNLFAESLVAVDLYTGERRWHFQLVHHGIWDHDIPCAPILLDLMIDGELVKAVAQPTKQAFLYVFNRETGEPIWPIEERPVEAGDVPGEWYSPTQPFPTKPPGYDRQGVTLDDLIDFTPALRAAAVERASFFKLGPLFTPPVVSQLDGPIGTLMAPAQGGGTNWPGGSYDPETGILYVSSNSSLGLLSIVPPYPGQSDMDYIQGNAVAGPRTSGGAGSSAGGGRTEFEVPPRPRLTAEQRQRARLTIQGLPLLKPPYGIIAAIDMNRGEILWRIPHGATPDNVRNHPALQGLDIPRTGQRGSVGTLVTRTLLIAGDPGTHTLPSGERGAMLRAYDKATGDEVGTVFLPAQQSGSPMTYLLDGVQYLVIAVSGAGYSGELIAFRLPA, encoded by the coding sequence ATCTCGGCCATACCCGCTATGCGCCGCTCGATCGGATCGACGCCGGCAACTTCGGCGATCTCGAGGTGGCCTGGCGGTTCAAGACCGACAATCTCGGCCCGGTGCCGGAGTACCGCTTCCAGTCGACGCCGCTGGTGGTCGACGGCGTGATGTACACGACCGCCGGGTCGCGCAAGGCGGTGACGGCGCTCGACGCGGCGACCGGCGAGATGCGCTGGATGTACAGCCTCGACGAAGGGGCGCGTGGCACCGCGGCGCCGCGGCAGCTCTCCGGCCGCGGCCTCGGGTACTGGGAGGCCGACGGGGAGCCGCCCCGGGTCGTCTACGTCACCCCGGGCTACCGGCTGATTGCGCTCGACGCGGCCACCGGCCGGCCGGTGCCGGAGTTCGGGACGGACGGCATGGTCGATCTGAAGCAGGAGGTTGACCAGCCGATCGACCCCGTCACGGGCGAGATCGGCCTGCACGCGACGCCGATGGTCGCCGGCGACGTCATCATCGTGGGCGCCGCCCACCGCACCGGCGGCAACCCGCGCAGCCGCGCCAACGTGAAGGGCTACGTCCGCGGCTACGACGCCCGCACCGGCGAGCGGCTCTGGATCTTCCACACCATTCCCCGGCCGGGTCAGTTCGGGCGCGAGACGTGGCTGGGCGACTCCGCCGTCTATACCGGCAACACCGGGGTATGGGGCCAGATCTCGGTGGACGTGGAGCTCGGCATGGTCTATCTGCCGGTCGAGGCGGCCACCGGCGACTACTACGGCGGCTACCGCCCGGGGGACAACCTGTTCGCCGAGAGCCTGGTGGCCGTGGACCTCTATACCGGCGAGCGGCGGTGGCACTTCCAGCTCGTGCACCACGGCATCTGGGACCATGACATTCCGTGCGCGCCGATCCTGCTGGACCTGATGATCGACGGCGAGCTGGTAAAGGCGGTGGCCCAGCCCACAAAGCAGGCGTTCCTGTACGTCTTCAATCGCGAGACGGGCGAGCCGATCTGGCCGATCGAGGAGCGGCCGGTCGAGGCGGGAGACGTTCCCGGCGAGTGGTACTCGCCCACCCAGCCGTTTCCGACGAAGCCGCCCGGCTACGACCGGCAGGGGGTGACCCTGGACGATCTGATCGACTTCACGCCGGCGCTGCGGGCCGCTGCGGTCGAGAGGGCCTCCTTCTTCAAGCTCGGACCGCTATTCACGCCCCCGGTCGTGAGTCAGCTCGATGGACCGATCGGGACGCTGATGGCCCCGGCCCAGGGGGGCGGCACCAACTGGCCAGGCGGCTCCTACGATCCGGAGACCGGCATCCTGTACGTCTCGTCCAACAGCTCGCTCGGCCTGCTCTCCATCGTGCCTCCTTATCCGGGGCAGTCGGACATGGACTACATCCAGGGCAACGCGGTCGCCGGCCCGCGGACGTCCGGCGGAGCGGGATCGAGCGCAGGCGGCGGACGCACCGAGTTCGAGGTGCCGCCGCGCCCGCGGTTGACCGCCGAGCAGCGCCAGCGCGCGCGGCTCACCATCCAGGGGCTGCCGCTGCTCAAGCCGCCCTACGGCATCATCGCGGCCATCGACATGAACCGCGGCGAAATCCTGTGGCGGATCCCCCACGGTGCGACGCCGGATAACGTCCGCAATCACCCGGCCTTGCAGGGCCTCGACATCCCGCGCACCGGCCAGCGCGGCAGCGTTGGCACGCTGGTGACCCGCACGCTGCTGATCGCGGGCGATCCCGGGACCCACACCCTGCCGTCGGGCGAGCGCGGCGCGATGCTGCGCGCCTACGACAAGGCGACCGGGGACGAGGTGGGCACCGTGTTCCTGCCGGCGCAGCAGTCCGGGTCGCCGATGACCTACCTGCTCGACGGCGTGCAGTACCTGGTGATCGCCGTCAGCGGCGCGGGCTATTCGGGCGAGCTGATCGCGTTCCGGCTGCCGGCCTGA